The following is a genomic window from Oligoflexia bacterium.
AACTGCCGTAGAAGCAGCAGGATTTACCTCACAAATGACTCATATTTCAACCGGTGGTGGTGCAAGTCTTGAGTATTTAGAGGGTCAAAAACTTCCCGGCCTTGAAGTACTTCGCCAAAAAGGTGTTGATGCAGTTCTTAAGGAATACACATGAGAAAAAAAATATTTGCCGGCAATTGGAAGATGCATCATGGCCCAAAAGAAACGTTAGCCTTTTTAAAAGAATTTAAAGAAATAGTTGCGCCCGATGCACATCGTGAATGGGTTTTTTTTCCGCCATTTGTAAATCTTATGACAATGCAAGAAACTCTAAACGGCAGTTTTATAAAATGGGGTGGGCAAAACTGTCACTTTGAGCAAAAAGGCGCATTCACTGGTGAAATCAGCCCTATGATGCTCAAAGAACTAGGATGCACCTATACGCTGGTAGGTCATTCAGAACGTCGACAAATTTTTGGAGAAACAGATTCTCTTTGTGCAAAAAAAGTAAAAGCACTTAATGAAGCTGGGGTTATCCCCATGCTTTGTGTGGGTGAAACACAAAATGAACGTGATGAAAACTTAACTAGCCAAGTTCTTAAAAAACAACTCCATGAAGGTTTAAGTTTATGGGATCCATCGCAGCCTTTAACATTGGCCTACGAGCCCGTCTGGGCCATTGGAACTGGCAAGGTCGCATCCCCTGCCCAGGCTGAAGAAGCCCATCAGATGATCAGGCAAGTCCTATCGTTAAAGTATGGCCCGGCAAGAT
Proteins encoded in this region:
- the tpiA gene encoding triose-phosphate isomerase, whose protein sequence is MRKKIFAGNWKMHHGPKETLAFLKEFKEIVAPDAHREWVFFPPFVNLMTMQETLNGSFIKWGGQNCHFEQKGAFTGEISPMMLKELGCTYTLVGHSERRQIFGETDSLCAKKVKALNEAGVIPMLCVGETQNERDENLTSQVLKKQLHEGLSLWDPSQPLTLAYEPVWAIGTGKVASPAQAEEAHQMIRQVLSLKYGPARSAEIQILYGGSVKPDNSRELSALPNIDGFLVGKASLIPKTFALIGQTPL